In Panicum virgatum strain AP13 chromosome 4N, P.virgatum_v5, whole genome shotgun sequence, a single window of DNA contains:
- the LOC120670485 gene encoding E3 ubiquitin ligase BIG BROTHER-related-like, giving the protein MATVGQPGALRRITVHYANSPTRSTGDADLDELEEDLLQSVFADLLPCQEGLHQSILEEASSNQNHMRGAPSDNSQSQHYHGESSTAAAASATASGTSGTEEQIASDFEYAKLLQEMEDLSIEDDDISCVPSPSDSDDDHDHDHNDEEADRQDGNDDDPDNMTYEQRQALVEAVGTEDRGLPDELISYLHTWKYKASGFFSRKTTNEDCPICLSTFRHRESMITLPCKHYYHAACVTKWLKVNKTCPVCKYEPFGPC; this is encoded by the exons ATGGCCACCGTGGGGCAGCCTGGCGCCCTGAGAAGGATCACCGTGCACTACGCCAACTCGCCCACGCGCAGCACGGGAGATGCGGACCTTGACGAGCTAGAAGAAGACCTGCTCCAGTCTGTGTTCGCTGATCTTCTTCCTTGTCAG GAGGGTTTGCACCAATCCATCTTGGAAGAAGCATCCAGCAACCAAAACCACATGAGAGGTGCCCCATCTGATAATTCACAGTCACAGCACTACCATGGGGAGAGCAGCACTGCTGCAGCAGCATCAGCGACTGCCTCCGGAACTTCAGGAACGGAAGAACAGATCGCCTCGGACTTTGAGTACGCCAAGCTACTGCAGGAGATGGAGGACCTGAGCATCGAAGATGACG ATATCAGTTGCGTACCCTCTCCATCAGACTCTGACGATGACCATGACCATGACCATAACGACGAAGAG GCTGACAGGCAGGATGGTAATGATGATGATCCAGACAACATGACTTACGAG CAAAGGCAAGCACTCGTGGAAGCTGTGGGGACTGAGGACAGAGGTTTACCTGATGAGCTCATCTCCTATCTGCACACATGGAAGTACAAGGCTTCAGGGTTTTTCTCCAGGAAGACAACCAATGAAGA CTGTCCTATCTGCCTGTCTACTTTCAGACACCGAGAAAGTATGATTACATTGCCGTGCAAGCATTACTACCACGCAGCTTGTGTCACCAAATGGCTCAAGGTCAATAAG ACCTGCCCTGTCTGCAAATATGAACCGTTTGGACCTTGCTAG
- the LOC120670484 gene encoding probable transcriptional regulator SLK2 isoform X1 — MNGAHPWTSVSGSACSNLGLVAREMNGSVSISTTNSSGPSIGVSSLVTDTNSSLSGGAQLQPSNSMNCDSFMRVPASPMSFSSNNTSGSSVIDGSIMQQSSPQEQVQKRRTSSVSSLAVIDAGGALHAQKKSRIDASQGDIMQQQLIQQLVHGQNSLHFQGQQNPQLQALIQQNKLALLQQQQQQQQQQQQHLLQPFSQIQQPQVGIPRQPQLRPPLAQPGMQLGGPVRTPVENGICSRRIKQYLFHKRQHPENNSITYWRKLVEEYFAPRSRERWCVSSYENRGNSSAAAPQKALDSWRCDICNTHGGKGYDATYEVLPRLFQIRFDHGVIDECLFFDSPNEFRLSNGQMVLEYAKVVQKSVYEHLHVIHEGHLRIIFTPELKIMSWEFCSRSHEEYTTRKTIAPQVNNLLQVAQNYQTAVSESGPAGISNNDAQTICNMFVAASRQLAKNLEHHTLNEHGLSKRYVRCLQISEVVNHMKDLIEFSHKNNLGPKESLNIYSKTIAKFQNMPRQLMTAASLANNQSNTKVIGIQQETSAPVNNQTPSVGAIGNNTLQTATTLNSYQNLLRSSSANQILLQHEASSIFKGSAGTHNGIQLEAVRSFHGPGQAQLAQFQHPASFQQPTPQQNNLHGFGASPQYQQHVFNQLLQEVKKNNNCAFAQQPPPDAPSASSGLTSGAATPNVAASGEQALGANPQYQQHVLNQLLQEVKKNNNRAFAQQPPPDAPSASSGLASGAATPNVAASGEQVLGASPQYQQHVLNQLLQEVKKNNNRAFAQQPLPDAPSASSGLTSGAATPNVAASREQVQHINNHNSNHNSAVKGAPPAGTGPSYVINNNTASIAPSRNNSFKSASSNPRASATGGNAVNQKVDESFHELEDLDHLITSELLESGLFGAGQGGDVLPW, encoded by the exons ATGAACGGAGCCCATCCCTGGACCTCTGTGTCTGGGAGTGCATGCTCTAACCTTGGACTTGTTGCCAGGGAGATGAATGGTAGTGTTTCAATTAGTACTACAAATTCATCTGGGCCAAGCATTGGAGTTAGCTCTTTGGTGACTGACACCAACTCGTCACTTTCTGGAGGTGCCCAGTTACAGCCAAGTAATAGCATGAATTGTGATTCATTCATGCGTGTTCCTGCCTCCCCGATGTCATTTTCATCCAATAACACCTCTGGCTCTTCAGTCATTGATGGTTCCATCATGCAGCAAAGTTCACCCCAAGAGCAGGTCCAGAAACGGAGGACTTCAAGTGTATCATCACTAGCTGTGATTGATGCTGGTGGTGCATTGCATGCTCAGAAGAAATCAAGGATTGATGCTAGCCAGGGTGATATCATGCAACAACAGCTGATTCAGCAGCTGGTCCATGGTCAGAATTCTCTTCATTTCCAAGGGCAACAGAACCCACAGCTTCAAGCTTTGATCCAGCAGAATAAACTGGCCctgcttcagcagcagcagcagcagcagcagcagcagcagcagcatctattGCAACCATTTTCCCAGATACAACAACCCCAAGTTGGTATTCCTCGACAGCCTCAACTTAGGCCACCACTGGCACAGCCTGGAATGCAGTTAGGTGGTCCTGTTAGGACTCCTGTTGAGAATGGAATTTGTTCTCGCAGGATAAAACAGTATTTATTTCACAAGCGTCAGCACCCAGAG AATAACTCTATAACATACTGGAGGAAGCTTGTTGAGGAGTACTTTGCACCGCGATCAAGAGAAAGATGGTGTGTCTCTTCTTATGAAAATAGAGGGAATTCCTCAGCAGCTGCTCCACAGAAAGCTCTG GATTCATGGCGATGTGACATTTGCAATACACATGGAGGAAAAGGATATG ATGCTACTTATGAAGTACTTCCTAGGCTCTTCCAAATTAGATTTGACCACGGTGTTATCGATGAATGCCTATTCTTTGATTCGCCCAATGAATTCCGGTTGTCTAATGGACAAATGGTGCTGGAGTATgcaaaagttgttcaaaaaaGTGTTTATGAACATCTACATGTTATACATGAGGGGCATCTGAGAATCATTTTCACACCAGAACTGAAG ATAATGTCCTGGGAATTCTGTTCACGAAGCCATGAAGAGTATACCACACGCAAGACTATAGCACCGCAG GTTAATAATCTGCTGCAAGTTGCCCAGAACTACCAAACTGCTGTCAGTGAAAGTGGACCAGCTGGGATATCAAACAATGACGCACAAACCATTTGCAACAT GTTTGTCGCTGCATCACGACAATTAGCAAAAAATCTAGAGCATCACACCTTAAATGAACATGGGCTTTCCAAAAGATATGTACGCTGCCTGCAG ATATCTGAGGTGGTGAATCACATGAAGGACTTGATTGAGTTCAGCCACAAGAACAATCTTGGTCCTAAAG AGAGCCTGAATATTTATTCTAAAACTATTGCAAAGTTTCAGAATATGCCAAGACAGCTCATGACTGCTGCTAGCCTTGCCAATAACCAGAGCAACACCAAAGTAATTGGGATCCAGCAAGAGACAAGTGCTCCTGTGAACAACCAGACTCCTAGTGTTGGAGCCATTGGCAATAACACTCTACAGACTGCCACAACGCTAAACAGTTATCAGAACCTACTCAGAAGCTCCAGCGCAAATCAGATTTTGCTTCAGCATGAGGCATCGAGCATCTTCAAAGGCTCAGCAGGAACGCACAACGGGATACAGCTGGAAGCGGTCAGATCCTTCCATGGACCTGGCCAGGCGCAGCTTGCGCAATTCCAACACCCTGCATCATTTCAGCAGCCTACACCGCAGCAAAACAATCTCCATGGCTTTGGTGCTAGCCCACAATACCAGCAACATGTGTTTAATCAATTACTTCAGGAAGTTAAGAAGAATAATAACTGTGCTTTTGCACAGCAACCACCTCCAGATGCACCTAGTGCAAGCAGTGGTCTCACATCAGGAGCTGCTACCCCCAATGTTGCTGCTTCTGGGGAGCAGGCGCTTGGTGCTAACCCACAATACCAGCAGCATGTGCTTAATCAATTACTTCAGGAAGTTAAGAAGAATAACAACCGTGCTTTTGCACAGCAACCACCTCCAGACGCACCTAGTGCAAGCAGTGGTCTCGCATCAGGAGCTGCTACCCCCAATGTTGCTGCTTCTGGGGAGCAGGTGCTTGGTGCTAGCCCACAATACCAGCAGCATGTGCTTAATCAATTACTTCAGGAAGTTAAGAAGAATAACAATCGTGCTTTTGCACAGCAACCACTTCCAGATGCACCTAGTGCAAGCAGTGGTCTCACATCAGGAGCTGCTACGCCCAATGTTGCTGCTTCTCGGGAGCAGGTGCAGCACATCAATAATCATAACAGTAACCACAACAGTGCAGTAAAGGGTGCTCCTCCAGCTGGTACTGGGCCTAGTTATGTGATCAACAATAACACAGCCAGCATTGCCCCTAGCAGAAACAACAGTTTCAAGTCAGCGAGCAGTAATCCACGTGCTTCTGCTACTGGAGGAAACGCTGTGAATCAAAAGGTTGATGAATCCTTCCATGAACTGGAGGACCTTGACCACCTGATTACTAGCGAACTGTTGGAAAGTGGGCTGTTCGGTGCAGGGCAGGGTGGTGACGTGTTGCCGTGGTAA
- the LOC120670526 gene encoding pentatricopeptide repeat-containing protein At5g08510-like: MDEAKRLHARLLRRGERRLQPLLLRVLAAGDLRYAALLLESFPSSPPSAPLHNRLLHALASARHPLLLPFFSRTHRLRLLTPLSFTLLFSSSAVASSSSTRFAVCAHALLIKFGQFASAGDPFLASALVSFYAKNRLLAEARRVFDELPRRDAAVYNALLSAYTRGGLIDTAEKLFEEMPEKNVVSWTAMVSGYAQNGKHEQAVETFLEMWEKEGVRPNELTVSSVLPACAAVGAMELGRKVEKYARGKGLLKNIYVANALVEMYAKCGSIQRAWKVFQGIGQRRDLCSWNSMVMAFAVHGLWREALVLFHKLRMAGVKPDGITLLGVILACTHGGLVDEGKLLFNSIREEFGLMPRIEHYGCMVDLLGRAGLLKEAENLILSMPVEPDAIIWGALLGACSFHGNIELAEIAVDKLMCLEPQNTANLVILSNIYASCGKWDGVAQVWKLLREKDHKKSAGYSFIELDGRMHKFLVEDKSHPRYEEVYETLDSITLAMKLVDLENSEEEKGLFFSITTLSFFEPPRYGKKVQ, translated from the exons ATGGACGAAGCGAAGCGGCTCCACGcgcgcctgctccgccgcggcgagcgccgcctgcagccgctgctcctccgcgtgctcgccgccggcgacctccgctACGCCGCGCTCCTGCTCGAGTCCTTCCCTTCGTCTCCTCCCTCCGCACCGCTCCACAACCGCCTCCTCCACGCCCTCGCCTCCGCCCGCCacccgctgctgctccccttcttctcccgcacccaccgcctccgcctcctcaccCCGCTCTCCTTCACCctgctcttctcctcctccgccgtcgcATCCTCCTCGTCCACGCGTTTCGCGGTGTGCGCCCACGCCTTGCTGATCAAGTTCGGCCAGTTCGCGTCCGCCGGCGACCCGTTCCTCGCCTCCGCGCTCGTCTCCTTCTACGCCAAGAACCGCCTCCTAGCTGAAGCCAGGCGGGTGTTCGACGAGTTGCCCCGGAGGGACGCAGCGGTGTACAATGCGCTGCTCTCGGCGTACACAAGGGGTGGGCTCATCGACACCGCGGAGAAGCTGTTCGAGGAAATGCCTGAGAAGAATGTGGTTTCTTGGACCGCGATGGTGTCTGGTTACGCGCAGAACGGGAAGCACGAGCAAGCAGTAGAGACGTTCTTGGAGATGTGGGAGAAGGAAGGTGTGCGACCAAATGAGCTCACAGTGAGCAGTGTACTGCCTGCGTGCGCGGCTGTTGGGGCGATGGAGCTGGGAAGGAAGGTGGAGAAGTACGCAAGGGGTAAGGGCCTTCTGAAGAACATATATGTGGCGAATGCATTGGTCGAGATGTATGCCAAGTGTGGGAGCATTCAACGAGCTTGGAAGGTGTTTCAAGGCATCGGACAGCGAAGGGATCTTTGTTCTTGGAACTCAATGGTCATGGCATTTGCTGTGCATGGCCTGTGGAGGGAGGCGCTGGTCTTGTTTCATAAGTTGAGG ATGGCAGGGGTTAAACCAGATGGCATTACATTGCTTGGAGTCATTTTGGCCTGTACTCATGGAGGCTTGGTGGATGAAGGCAAGCTGCTCTTCAACTCAATTAGAGAAGAGTTCGGTCTTATGCCAAGAATTGAGCACTATGGTTGCATGGTTGACCTGCTGGGGCGTGCCGGTCTCTTAAAAGAAGCTGAGAATCTGATATTGAGCATGCCAGTGGAGCCTGATGCCATAATCTGgggagccttgcttggagctTGCAGCTTCCATGGCAACATTGAACTAGCAGAAATAGCAGTGGACAAATTAATGTGTCTGGAACCGCAAAACACAGCAAACCTAGTGATCCTTTCAAACATATACGCGTCTTGTGGAAAATGGGACGGTGTTGCCCAGGTCTGGAAGTTACTGAGGGAAAAAGATCACAAGAAATCAGCTGGGTACAGTTTTATTGAGTTAGATGGCAGGATGCATAAGTTCCTGGTTGAGGATAAGTCACATCCAAGATATGAGGAGGTATATGAAACCCTGGATAGCATCACACTTGCCATGAAGCTTGTCGACTTGGAAAATtcagaagaagagaaaggcttATTTTTTTCCATCACCACCTTATCTTTTTTTGAGCCACCTAGATATGGGAAGAAAGTGCAATAA
- the LOC120670484 gene encoding probable transcriptional regulator SLK3 isoform X3 → MQQQLIQQLVHGQNSLHFQGQQNPQLQALIQQNKLALLQQQQQQQQQQQQHLLQPFSQIQQPQVGIPRQPQLRPPLAQPGMQLGGPVRTPVENGICSRRIKQYLFHKRQHPENNSITYWRKLVEEYFAPRSRERWCVSSYENRGNSSAAAPQKALDSWRCDICNTHGGKGYDATYEVLPRLFQIRFDHGVIDECLFFDSPNEFRLSNGQMVLEYAKVVQKSVYEHLHVIHEGHLRIIFTPELKIMSWEFCSRSHEEYTTRKTIAPQVNNLLQVAQNYQTAVSESGPAGISNNDAQTICNMFVAASRQLAKNLEHHTLNEHGLSKRYVRCLQISEVVNHMKDLIEFSHKNNLGPKESLNIYSKTIAKFQNMPRQLMTAASLANNQSNTKVIGIQQETSAPVNNQTPSVGAIGNNTLQTATTLNSYQNLLRSSSANQILLQHEASSIFKGSAGTHNGIQLEAVRSFHGPGQAQLAQFQHPASFQQPTPQQNNLHGFGASPQYQQHVFNQLLQEVKKNNNCAFAQQPPPDAPSASSGLTSGAATPNVAASGEQALGANPQYQQHVLNQLLQEVKKNNNRAFAQQPPPDAPSASSGLASGAATPNVAASGEQVLGASPQYQQHVLNQLLQEVKKNNNRAFAQQPLPDAPSASSGLTSGAATPNVAASREQVQHINNHNSNHNSAVKGAPPAGTGPSYVINNNTASIAPSRNNSFKSASSNPRASATGGNAVNQKVDESFHELEDLDHLITSELLESGLFGAGQGGDVLPW, encoded by the exons ATGCAACAACAGCTGATTCAGCAGCTGGTCCATGGTCAGAATTCTCTTCATTTCCAAGGGCAACAGAACCCACAGCTTCAAGCTTTGATCCAGCAGAATAAACTGGCCctgcttcagcagcagcagcagcagcagcagcagcagcagcagcatctattGCAACCATTTTCCCAGATACAACAACCCCAAGTTGGTATTCCTCGACAGCCTCAACTTAGGCCACCACTGGCACAGCCTGGAATGCAGTTAGGTGGTCCTGTTAGGACTCCTGTTGAGAATGGAATTTGTTCTCGCAGGATAAAACAGTATTTATTTCACAAGCGTCAGCACCCAGAG AATAACTCTATAACATACTGGAGGAAGCTTGTTGAGGAGTACTTTGCACCGCGATCAAGAGAAAGATGGTGTGTCTCTTCTTATGAAAATAGAGGGAATTCCTCAGCAGCTGCTCCACAGAAAGCTCTG GATTCATGGCGATGTGACATTTGCAATACACATGGAGGAAAAGGATATG ATGCTACTTATGAAGTACTTCCTAGGCTCTTCCAAATTAGATTTGACCACGGTGTTATCGATGAATGCCTATTCTTTGATTCGCCCAATGAATTCCGGTTGTCTAATGGACAAATGGTGCTGGAGTATgcaaaagttgttcaaaaaaGTGTTTATGAACATCTACATGTTATACATGAGGGGCATCTGAGAATCATTTTCACACCAGAACTGAAG ATAATGTCCTGGGAATTCTGTTCACGAAGCCATGAAGAGTATACCACACGCAAGACTATAGCACCGCAG GTTAATAATCTGCTGCAAGTTGCCCAGAACTACCAAACTGCTGTCAGTGAAAGTGGACCAGCTGGGATATCAAACAATGACGCACAAACCATTTGCAACAT GTTTGTCGCTGCATCACGACAATTAGCAAAAAATCTAGAGCATCACACCTTAAATGAACATGGGCTTTCCAAAAGATATGTACGCTGCCTGCAG ATATCTGAGGTGGTGAATCACATGAAGGACTTGATTGAGTTCAGCCACAAGAACAATCTTGGTCCTAAAG AGAGCCTGAATATTTATTCTAAAACTATTGCAAAGTTTCAGAATATGCCAAGACAGCTCATGACTGCTGCTAGCCTTGCCAATAACCAGAGCAACACCAAAGTAATTGGGATCCAGCAAGAGACAAGTGCTCCTGTGAACAACCAGACTCCTAGTGTTGGAGCCATTGGCAATAACACTCTACAGACTGCCACAACGCTAAACAGTTATCAGAACCTACTCAGAAGCTCCAGCGCAAATCAGATTTTGCTTCAGCATGAGGCATCGAGCATCTTCAAAGGCTCAGCAGGAACGCACAACGGGATACAGCTGGAAGCGGTCAGATCCTTCCATGGACCTGGCCAGGCGCAGCTTGCGCAATTCCAACACCCTGCATCATTTCAGCAGCCTACACCGCAGCAAAACAATCTCCATGGCTTTGGTGCTAGCCCACAATACCAGCAACATGTGTTTAATCAATTACTTCAGGAAGTTAAGAAGAATAATAACTGTGCTTTTGCACAGCAACCACCTCCAGATGCACCTAGTGCAAGCAGTGGTCTCACATCAGGAGCTGCTACCCCCAATGTTGCTGCTTCTGGGGAGCAGGCGCTTGGTGCTAACCCACAATACCAGCAGCATGTGCTTAATCAATTACTTCAGGAAGTTAAGAAGAATAACAACCGTGCTTTTGCACAGCAACCACCTCCAGACGCACCTAGTGCAAGCAGTGGTCTCGCATCAGGAGCTGCTACCCCCAATGTTGCTGCTTCTGGGGAGCAGGTGCTTGGTGCTAGCCCACAATACCAGCAGCATGTGCTTAATCAATTACTTCAGGAAGTTAAGAAGAATAACAATCGTGCTTTTGCACAGCAACCACTTCCAGATGCACCTAGTGCAAGCAGTGGTCTCACATCAGGAGCTGCTACGCCCAATGTTGCTGCTTCTCGGGAGCAGGTGCAGCACATCAATAATCATAACAGTAACCACAACAGTGCAGTAAAGGGTGCTCCTCCAGCTGGTACTGGGCCTAGTTATGTGATCAACAATAACACAGCCAGCATTGCCCCTAGCAGAAACAACAGTTTCAAGTCAGCGAGCAGTAATCCACGTGCTTCTGCTACTGGAGGAAACGCTGTGAATCAAAAGGTTGATGAATCCTTCCATGAACTGGAGGACCTTGACCACCTGATTACTAGCGAACTGTTGGAAAGTGGGCTGTTCGGTGCAGGGCAGGGTGGTGACGTGTTGCCGTGGTAA
- the LOC120670484 gene encoding probable transcriptional regulator SLK2 isoform X2: protein MNGSVSISTTNSSGPSIGVSSLVTDTNSSLSGGAQLQPSNSMNCDSFMRVPASPMSFSSNNTSGSSVIDGSIMQQSSPQEQVQKRRTSSVSSLAVIDAGGALHAQKKSRIDASQGDIMQQQLIQQLVHGQNSLHFQGQQNPQLQALIQQNKLALLQQQQQQQQQQQQHLLQPFSQIQQPQVGIPRQPQLRPPLAQPGMQLGGPVRTPVENGICSRRIKQYLFHKRQHPENNSITYWRKLVEEYFAPRSRERWCVSSYENRGNSSAAAPQKALDSWRCDICNTHGGKGYDATYEVLPRLFQIRFDHGVIDECLFFDSPNEFRLSNGQMVLEYAKVVQKSVYEHLHVIHEGHLRIIFTPELKIMSWEFCSRSHEEYTTRKTIAPQVNNLLQVAQNYQTAVSESGPAGISNNDAQTICNMFVAASRQLAKNLEHHTLNEHGLSKRYVRCLQISEVVNHMKDLIEFSHKNNLGPKESLNIYSKTIAKFQNMPRQLMTAASLANNQSNTKVIGIQQETSAPVNNQTPSVGAIGNNTLQTATTLNSYQNLLRSSSANQILLQHEASSIFKGSAGTHNGIQLEAVRSFHGPGQAQLAQFQHPASFQQPTPQQNNLHGFGASPQYQQHVFNQLLQEVKKNNNCAFAQQPPPDAPSASSGLTSGAATPNVAASGEQALGANPQYQQHVLNQLLQEVKKNNNRAFAQQPPPDAPSASSGLASGAATPNVAASGEQVLGASPQYQQHVLNQLLQEVKKNNNRAFAQQPLPDAPSASSGLTSGAATPNVAASREQVQHINNHNSNHNSAVKGAPPAGTGPSYVINNNTASIAPSRNNSFKSASSNPRASATGGNAVNQKVDESFHELEDLDHLITSELLESGLFGAGQGGDVLPW from the exons ATGAATGGTAGTGTTTCAATTAGTACTACAAATTCATCTGGGCCAAGCATTGGAGTTAGCTCTTTGGTGACTGACACCAACTCGTCACTTTCTGGAGGTGCCCAGTTACAGCCAAGTAATAGCATGAATTGTGATTCATTCATGCGTGTTCCTGCCTCCCCGATGTCATTTTCATCCAATAACACCTCTGGCTCTTCAGTCATTGATGGTTCCATCATGCAGCAAAGTTCACCCCAAGAGCAGGTCCAGAAACGGAGGACTTCAAGTGTATCATCACTAGCTGTGATTGATGCTGGTGGTGCATTGCATGCTCAGAAGAAATCAAGGATTGATGCTAGCCAGGGTGATATCATGCAACAACAGCTGATTCAGCAGCTGGTCCATGGTCAGAATTCTCTTCATTTCCAAGGGCAACAGAACCCACAGCTTCAAGCTTTGATCCAGCAGAATAAACTGGCCctgcttcagcagcagcagcagcagcagcagcagcagcagcagcatctattGCAACCATTTTCCCAGATACAACAACCCCAAGTTGGTATTCCTCGACAGCCTCAACTTAGGCCACCACTGGCACAGCCTGGAATGCAGTTAGGTGGTCCTGTTAGGACTCCTGTTGAGAATGGAATTTGTTCTCGCAGGATAAAACAGTATTTATTTCACAAGCGTCAGCACCCAGAG AATAACTCTATAACATACTGGAGGAAGCTTGTTGAGGAGTACTTTGCACCGCGATCAAGAGAAAGATGGTGTGTCTCTTCTTATGAAAATAGAGGGAATTCCTCAGCAGCTGCTCCACAGAAAGCTCTG GATTCATGGCGATGTGACATTTGCAATACACATGGAGGAAAAGGATATG ATGCTACTTATGAAGTACTTCCTAGGCTCTTCCAAATTAGATTTGACCACGGTGTTATCGATGAATGCCTATTCTTTGATTCGCCCAATGAATTCCGGTTGTCTAATGGACAAATGGTGCTGGAGTATgcaaaagttgttcaaaaaaGTGTTTATGAACATCTACATGTTATACATGAGGGGCATCTGAGAATCATTTTCACACCAGAACTGAAG ATAATGTCCTGGGAATTCTGTTCACGAAGCCATGAAGAGTATACCACACGCAAGACTATAGCACCGCAG GTTAATAATCTGCTGCAAGTTGCCCAGAACTACCAAACTGCTGTCAGTGAAAGTGGACCAGCTGGGATATCAAACAATGACGCACAAACCATTTGCAACAT GTTTGTCGCTGCATCACGACAATTAGCAAAAAATCTAGAGCATCACACCTTAAATGAACATGGGCTTTCCAAAAGATATGTACGCTGCCTGCAG ATATCTGAGGTGGTGAATCACATGAAGGACTTGATTGAGTTCAGCCACAAGAACAATCTTGGTCCTAAAG AGAGCCTGAATATTTATTCTAAAACTATTGCAAAGTTTCAGAATATGCCAAGACAGCTCATGACTGCTGCTAGCCTTGCCAATAACCAGAGCAACACCAAAGTAATTGGGATCCAGCAAGAGACAAGTGCTCCTGTGAACAACCAGACTCCTAGTGTTGGAGCCATTGGCAATAACACTCTACAGACTGCCACAACGCTAAACAGTTATCAGAACCTACTCAGAAGCTCCAGCGCAAATCAGATTTTGCTTCAGCATGAGGCATCGAGCATCTTCAAAGGCTCAGCAGGAACGCACAACGGGATACAGCTGGAAGCGGTCAGATCCTTCCATGGACCTGGCCAGGCGCAGCTTGCGCAATTCCAACACCCTGCATCATTTCAGCAGCCTACACCGCAGCAAAACAATCTCCATGGCTTTGGTGCTAGCCCACAATACCAGCAACATGTGTTTAATCAATTACTTCAGGAAGTTAAGAAGAATAATAACTGTGCTTTTGCACAGCAACCACCTCCAGATGCACCTAGTGCAAGCAGTGGTCTCACATCAGGAGCTGCTACCCCCAATGTTGCTGCTTCTGGGGAGCAGGCGCTTGGTGCTAACCCACAATACCAGCAGCATGTGCTTAATCAATTACTTCAGGAAGTTAAGAAGAATAACAACCGTGCTTTTGCACAGCAACCACCTCCAGACGCACCTAGTGCAAGCAGTGGTCTCGCATCAGGAGCTGCTACCCCCAATGTTGCTGCTTCTGGGGAGCAGGTGCTTGGTGCTAGCCCACAATACCAGCAGCATGTGCTTAATCAATTACTTCAGGAAGTTAAGAAGAATAACAATCGTGCTTTTGCACAGCAACCACTTCCAGATGCACCTAGTGCAAGCAGTGGTCTCACATCAGGAGCTGCTACGCCCAATGTTGCTGCTTCTCGGGAGCAGGTGCAGCACATCAATAATCATAACAGTAACCACAACAGTGCAGTAAAGGGTGCTCCTCCAGCTGGTACTGGGCCTAGTTATGTGATCAACAATAACACAGCCAGCATTGCCCCTAGCAGAAACAACAGTTTCAAGTCAGCGAGCAGTAATCCACGTGCTTCTGCTACTGGAGGAAACGCTGTGAATCAAAAGGTTGATGAATCCTTCCATGAACTGGAGGACCTTGACCACCTGATTACTAGCGAACTGTTGGAAAGTGGGCTGTTCGGTGCAGGGCAGGGTGGTGACGTGTTGCCGTGGTAA